The proteins below come from a single Cervus elaphus chromosome 4, mCerEla1.1, whole genome shotgun sequence genomic window:
- the LOC122689137 gene encoding F-box only protein 27-like — MLREVLSYLPPSTLLRQCRLVCRRWREVVDGRDLWLSILPWKHPDLWPVILTCLPPAGDPGPCILGRFCELRPIGRKLTVNPPEKEDLWNCMMLSGSDDSEEEEDLGVRLKTSGETSYSPAYRCWYKGEILDLEEEGLWRELLDSGKIWISVCRRWTEQQGSDRMYQLVVKLLDANYATLHYFFHKRFPVRPRTGSFSFRIMHAFTNIKKGVRFVLFDHSVEGYDSWPEQCGVSRPQSSVIVRIRP, encoded by the exons GGCGAGAGGTGGTGGACGGCAGGGACCTGTGGCTGAGCATCCTGCCCTGGAAACACCCCGACCTGTGGCCCGTCATCCTCACCTGCCTGCCCCCTGCTGGCGACCCCGGGCCCTGCATCCTGGGCCGCTTCTGCGAGCTCAGACCCATAGGGCGCAAGCTCACCGTGAACCCCCCGGAGAAAG AAGACCTCTGGAATTGTATGATGCTGAGCGGTAGCGATGACTCGGAGGAAGAGGAAGACTTGGGGGTCAGGCTGAAGACTTCTGGGGAGACTAGCTACAGTCCTGCCTACAG GTGTTGGTACAAGGGAGAAATTTTGGATCTGGAGGAGGAGGGCCTGTGGCGGGAACTCCTGGATAGTGGAAAGATTTGGATTTCTGTCTGTCGCCG CTGGACAGAACAACAAGGCAGTGACCGGATGTATCAGCTAGTCGTCAAGCTTCTAGATGCCAACTATGCCACCTTGCATTATTTCTTCCATAAACGTTTTCCCGTCCGTCCGCGGACAGGCAGCTTCTCCTTTCGG ATCATGCATGCGTTCACCAACATCAAGAAGGGCGTCCGCTTTGTGTTGTTTGACCACAGTGTCGAGGGCTATGACTCGTGGCCTGAGCAGTGTGGAGTCTCCAGGCCCCAGTCCAGTGTCATCGTACGGATCCGTCCCTAG